Genomic DNA from Cloeon dipterum chromosome 3, ieCloDipt1.1, whole genome shotgun sequence:
CGACAAATGTTAGACCATTCAATAGAAATGAATGCGATTGTGCAATTTTGAACAGTTCACAGTGCCAGACATCGACTTCGACACTCCACCGAAGATGGAGGTGCTGTTGCCCGACCCGAAAAACGACGTGCCCAACAAGTTCTGGTCCTCCGTCGAGCCATACTGTTCCGAGATCTCAACTGCTGACATTCAGGTATAAAATCCTAAATTAAGAGCtccaatttttctaatttcgcAACAGGTGTTGAAAGACCTGATCGCGGTGAACGAGAACCAAGCAACGAACCTGACGATTCCTCCTCTCGGCAAACACTACTCCAGCGTGTGGATGGACGAAGAGGTCATGCAAGACTCAAACTCGAccggaaaatcaaaatgcggACACAATGAGGTGCTGCTCCGAAAAGCAGAGAAGCTCAGGTGAATTTCAAGGTTGGccattagtttattttatttctgataattttgcaattaaagtgGGCGTGCCGCGGCCCCTGGACCTCTCACTCAAAGGTTGGTCAGCGCCTTTCTTTCGGAGGACACGTCACTGCCGACAAAGCTGGAATCTGGCAAAGGTATGATTCTTCAACTGGGAATTTTCTTAAAGGCTAAACATGGactttttccggaaaatcgaaacacaataaacaaattacgtgcagaaaatttcaagtttttgagATATGGAGGGTCAAAGGTCGAAAAAAGGGTATTTTTTGGAGTTCAGGTATTAAAAATCGAACCCTCAGAAAATGCTTCAGTTCGCCCCTGAGATCAGACAAGACAAGTAGAAATGGAaacctggcgtcagggtagccttCAGGCGTTTGATTTCCTTAAATTCCCATTTTTAGTTGCCACTTTAACGACGGCTTTAATTGTTTGACGTCGAAACAATCGAAGAGTGGCCCGTAACTGATAAtgagggaatacaatatggctGTGCACCACGCCCCCTAGGAGCAGCAAGCTATGTCTGCGCCGCCATATTatattccctcggttacgccccctctTCAGCTGTTTCGACGCCAAATATTTCGGTTTCACGCACATCAAAAGATCAGAATATGTGCTTTTCGACCCTTCAGAGGCCTTCAGTGTGCTCAGGAAATGCCCTGAAAAcgcattattttgctttttcagaCGACAGTGCCATGCTGAAGGCTCTGAGCAATGGTCTCTCGTTGTCCGGCGCAGCCTCTCTGGAGTCCCGAATGCGCAAGGAGCTCATAggcttggaaattttcgacCCTAATGCGCTTCAGAACGAACAAGATGACGAGATCCTGGAGGAGTTGAAGTCGAGCCAGGAAGAACTGCGGCGCGTCACCGAACACAACGTCAAAGCTCTGCAGCGCCTTCTGCACTGCGCCACAGAGGAAATGGGACGCCAGGAGCTGCGCCGCAAACTCAACCAGGTCGACGCTCAGGTGAGATTTTTCCCTGATCCTTCGAAAGGctccgatttaatttaaaaaccttcTCTGATGTTGCAGTTGGTGGAATTCCACAAAAAGGTAGTGTCCAACAAGATCAAGAAGAAGGTGATGTCGAAGAAGGAGCAGGAGCCCATCTGGAAGCTGCTCAAGGACCGAGACGCTTTGATCAAACAACTCGACGGAGTCCCTGCCAGGACCAAGTAGACCAGTTTTCTGccatttttctgttaaattgTTCTATCTTGCATCATTTGTTTCCTCGCCAATGCTGATGGCAGTTcaaacgtttatttttaagtgtaCAAAATAGATCTAGACCAAAACATGTGTGTTTTATGATTAATTAAGAATAAACAtcgtatatttatattaaaagatGGCacgttttattcatttaaatccttacaaaaatatataacatttttttagcttttacaTTTAGGCAGAAAAGGCTTGCAGTCCGGTGATGGCCCTGCCGAGAATCAGGGCATGGATGTCGTGTGTGCCTTCGTAGGTGTTTACCGCCTCTAGATTCATCACGTGTCTGATGATGTGATATTCATCAGAGATTCCGTTTCCTCCCAGCATGTCCCTGGCGACGCGGGCCATCTCCAACGCCTTGCCACAAGAGTTTCTCTTGATCAAGGAAATCATCTCCGGAGTGACCctgaattacaaaaaaacatttctaagataaaaggcaataattattgaataacTCACAAGCCCTGGTCCTTGAGGCGGCCCACTTGGATGCACGACTGCAACCCGATCGAGATTTCAGTCAGCATGTctgccatttttttctgcatcaGCTGGTTGGCCGCCAGCGGCCGCTGGAACTGTTTGCGCTCCAATGTGTACTGACGAGCAGCGGCCAGGCAAAACTCGGCCGCTCCCAGCGCGCCCCACGCGATGCCGTAGCGAGCGTTGTTCAAGCAGCCAAACGGACCCTGAggacacaattattattagagGCATTCGGCAACTGTCTGTAGAGGTGGCGAAATAGATAAAAAGACGGGGCCGAAAAAACCGCAAATAAAcgccaaataaaataagcttTCCCGTAACGAAACGCTTTGATTGCTCAGATTTAGCGCCGAAATGCGCAACTTTTTACCTTAAGCCCCGCAACATTGGGCAGCAAGTTCTCTTCTGGCACAGGCACCTGATCCATAAGAATCATTCCAGTGACTGAAGCACGCAACGAAAACTTTCCTTCGATCTTGGGCGTGGAGAGCCCCTCGAATCCCCTTTCAACAATAAATCCCCTTATTTGACCGTCGTCACACTTTGCCCACACAACGCAAACGTCAGCAATTGGCGAGTTGGTgatcctgaaaaataaaaatgaataaacttctaggttttattttttgtgtttgaatCAAACCAAGTTTTGCTGCCGCTGAGGTGGTAGACCTTTGCCTCTTTGTCGTATTTGGCCCTGGTTTCCATGCCTGCCGGGTCGCTTCCGTGGTTCGGCTCCGTCAGCCCGAAACAGCCGACCAACTCTCCTTTAGCtggtaaaaaattagtaaatggAATCTATCGAGATCTCGACGTGTACCTAGTTTAGGGATGAACCTTTGCTTTTGCTCCTCGGTGCCGTAGGCGTAGATGGGATGCATGACCAGCGAGGACTGCACACTCATGGCAGAGCGGTAGCCACTGTCCACCCGTTCGATTTCTCTGGCCAAAAGACCGTAGGCCACCGACGAAACGCCAGCGCAGCCGTAGCCTTTGATTGTGGCGCCCAAAACGCCAATGGAGCCCAGCTCACTCATAATCTCCCGATCAAATactaacaaataaatacaaaaatatttattaacaataaGAGAGGATCTTCATTTAATTACCTTCATTGCGGTTGGCCATCAATACTCGGGGCATTAGTTTTTCCTGGCAGTAAGTTTTGAAGGAATCGCGCACAATAATTTCTTCCTCCGTCAGCTgcgagtttaaatttaatgcatctTCCCAGTTGAACTTCgctattaaattaacaaaatcttAATTGATTctaacataataaaaaaatattaaaaccttTTGCTGGCGTGGCAAGGCATGTTGAAAATTTCCGCAAGGACAAAGACTGATCTGTCAATCaaaaggtaatttaaattaatttcttccatGACTTGTTATGTAACTATGTATTTACCTAAAGAGACTGCCCTGTAAAGACTATTTCTGAGCCGAAGAAGAGCCCTCGAAGCCATTTTCGACCTCAATTCAAGTCGTCACTGCTGATTAAAAGGGCAGGAGTAGCAAATTGCGGGTGCACGGGGTACAACCTTGAACCCCTTTCActgtttgcaataataaaaggtTGCTATGCAAAACAGTTTGAAGACAATACAGCAAAGAtgcatataattataattttccaacCTTTTCGCTCCGAGGTTTTATATTGGTGTAAGCGCACGACTCGATCGGAGATTCGCAAaacagtcaaaatatttttatccttttcgTTTTCTCGGTTTTCTCCGTCGCCGTACGTGTTGTTCCAGATTCAGATGAGAAGAAGGGGTGTGGTAGCGCTGCGACCAATCACGACGCTGATTCGCACTTGCAGTGCAAAATTCGAATGGATCCGGAGGGAAAGGAGCGTGCAATCCTCTTTCAACGCCTTATTATGTCATCAAATGAGTCAGTGTTCTAAaggataattatattattgcatTCACTTATTCAGCCCTTCACTTTTATCAATTGCATTAtctccaatttttcaatttaaaagggCAGCAATGAAAGTTGTTTGCAATATGAAAGGGAATTATCTGGAATTTTATTGCGATTAAAATGCACCATCGCAGTCTGGAGTCTGGGATTTCACAcagcagcaagaattctttgctcgAAAATCCTCTCgatgctgattggctgacgcatCACAACTATGAGTCACGCGGAATGTCcggccaatcagcgtcgaggatttttcaaacttaagaattcttgctgctgtattcaatttgcatgattttatTCGCAATTAAATCACTTTTAATGGGTTTCTGCGACCATAAAGCGAATGAACAACTCTTTAACTACAAATGGACACTAAACAAGCGCTTGGTAGCAGAACTAAAGGGGTTCTTATAGGtggaaaaatgcgaaaaattcgTTCGGTGACTTTATCTCTTTGTGTTTGAGGTCTTAACAAAAAAACCCATAAATATTAGGCTGCGCACAGGAGCGTTTCCAAACGCAATCTTCCGCAATCTTTACACTCAGCATTATTGAAAACCGGTGTGACCGGTGTAAAATGCTGCGCGTAATTGCCTCGcgtacttttatttatttatttaaaatgttatcacACGACACGTTGGCAAAACGAACAGTTCTcgtaatataatttatacattccatttgaaatttcaatatccgacaatttttttatcagaatgATATCGTGGCTGCGAATTCACACCTCGAGAAAACGAGGAAGAATAAAAGTGGTGTTGAGTTGAGTTATGAAACGAGAAATGGAGTGTTCGTGCGAGGAACGAGAGCAAGTTAAGGCGTGgtcagcagcaaaaaaaaatatatctgtcGAAGGGAGTTGTCCCTTTTACAAATCTGGCTACGTTTGTGTATCGGACCGTACCGTGTGTGCGTTTAATTGTCAAGGCCACGCACTCTTTTGCGTGAAAAGCAGCAGGCCGATCCGACCTACCGACAAACTCTCAAGGATTTCTGCTTGCCTCTTGTGACAATAATCTCACGCATCTGAGAAATCGAACCCAACAGTcgtatttccaatttttatgcTGCCATAAAACGAGATAAAGAAGCAATTTTCGACTCTTTTATTTCACAGATGAATCTGGAACCTTAAATTTGGTGTCAAAAGATGCCTAATTAGATGGCTAACAACTTTTGtgttcacaaaaatttatttcgaatattcaaaattatagaaattttaaattttgtactcaaatttggaataccctgaatatttcattttaaatttttatctaattttagggaaaaatgTTTCCCCAAGTGTGTGACGTTTGCCGAAAATTTTTTAGGATAGAGAAACTGAGTTTTTGAGGgtcgaaatttgaaaaatcgtcatttaaaattagaaatcagATTATTTTGACGCTGGAAGCCAGCTAGGAATCATTCCCGAGGTCAGAAAAGatcattaaaacaaattaaaattctaaccTAGCCGTCAGGGTGGTTCCAGCACCTTCCAGGAGAGGAATTTATACGAGATTTTTTGTAACATCTGCCCTGGTATTGGCCTGAATTGCAATACTAactaattttgttattaatatcTTAGTCCAATAAAGCTTTTGAATTACTTCAGTTcctgttaatatttattcgttCAACACGTTGAtaatagaaaaacaaaaattatgtaaaatattacaacAATTTACGCAATTTATATTTCggaaatgtatttttcgtattttttattaggtCATTCTAACATTCTTGAGCAAAACAATATCATAAATAGAATGAAATTGAGCGAGGACCTCGGAAGCATCGCAGTAATTGCGGTCTGAATAGTTCGAGAATAAGCTTCCTTTTCCGCATGGGGCGTGCACGAGCAGTAAAAGACGAAAAACAGAAAACACAGCACAGCTTCCGTAAGTACAGATCACGTGCTAAAAGTGTCGGGGAAAGAAAGAACCGAGTTGTTGGGCTTCCGGGGAGATGCGAATTTCGCCTTggtggctgcggcggcggcggcttgcAGGGCGCGGTGCTTTATTTGCATCGCTCCACTAGGTTCTTTCTCATTTGTTTGttgtcgctcgctcgctcgcaataataatattcgCCTTTCACTCTCGCCTCGCCGCCTGCCTCCAGCCCATTGGCCACTCACGacagaaaagataaaattgcttttcagaCTCCGCAGACACGCTGCTTTTTCTCGTCTCCGCGCCGCATAGTGAAAGAACGAAAAAAATAGGATTGGTCACGCCTCGTCTGTTGCTGATCTCGTATTAGGTTCTGGGAGATCTTCTCGTcaggaaaaatgttaaaagatcgtctttgacgaattttctaagcccaccaatcgattcctgagggtcgaattaagtaaaatggatgtttttcccgaccaaaaggtccagcgcgacgtgcgaacttttttcccgccaaaacaatttgaatgcgagaactgcgcatgcgtcagagctggctgagACAAAGAAGTCGTTCGTACAGGCTCTTTTAGTGCTCAAACCATctgtgacgcatgcgcacttctcgcattcaaattgttttggcgggaaaaaagttcgcacgtcacgctgcactttttggtcggaaaaacttcatcaaaggtggtctttaaataaagatttttagcAAATGTGGGCGTGGTTCCTAAGAACTTGTAAGaaggaggcgtggcacgtgttgCAAAGCTCGGGATAATCGTAAAATTGAGAGTAAAATCGATGGAATTTTGGAATGGGGAAGTGGTTGTCTGTGGGAAAACtgaaaagaaggcgtggcacgaAAATCATTTAACGATTTTACTAAGAGAACTCGTGGGAATCTCGAATTGGGGGGCgtgaatttgatgaaaattacaaGAAACGGTTAGGTACGTGTCACAAAGAGCGGGAAATTAACAAAGTCGACTCAGAATTcacggaaaattttgaaatttggggGCGCGGTCCTTcagaaaattggaataaataacaatttaactgaaaaatcgcgggaattttgaaatgaggcCGTGTTGCccaggaatttaaattaatggggCGTGGCAAGATGTCGCAAAGTTCggtaaaatcgtaaaattggcattttacAGGCATTTTAATCTTTGACTTCGTCGAAGActgtctttaaaaaattcaaggactttattttgatgcatttttatcagattaattttaatcaatgttGCTATAGTTAATGTATCAATCATTTTCAAACGAtaagaagaattaaaatcaaggttaatatttcaataacaaCTTTAAATCGgtgtgtaattttattgcaaggATTCAAGTCACCGCAGTAAGTgcaatttccataattttcagTCATTTAGAGCAATATTCTTGCCACTCTGTAATCCAGGAAGCTATATAGTTTCTAAGTTGCAAACTTTGTCACATTTAAAGATTAGCATCTTTGCTGACAAAGTAAACACGTCTCTGTGTctgtttgcttaaaaaattacgtttgataaaaaacacaaacGTCGTAAAATGCCTTTAACCCCTCCCTTTCCATTTCTGGCCCGGCATGAGGCATTTATACTATTATCAATGAATCTGATTGATTTTCTTATCGGGCACAACGCACGAAAAGTTACAGGCGTATTTTTTCGCGGAACAAATTAGTTAATCCTTTAGCGCGGCGCATTCGCTTTTCTTGTCTCTCTCGTCAGGGttcttttatcttttttatacaCAATTATATTATCtggaattttgtgtttatctGCGCGGACAGTGCTCGCGCGTCAATGCCAAGCTCTGTCTGTGCGTCGCGGCGTCACGTCAGCCGCTGGCATTGAATAAGCCAGGGATGTGCGacaataattttccagttttcagCGAGCAATTCGCATTCGCACCACACCCAACAACTCAACTGCTGGGGAGTTGTCCCCGTGCCGATGCCGACCGCGGCCCAACCCTCACCAGGTACTCGAGCCAATTTTTCTTACTCGCGTTTCAAGCACGCAGATTACGACACATAGATAATTATGTCATTTATTATTACACACAAATCAAagtaaagattttaaaattaattcttgtttatttttgattcaggtgtttgaatatatttataattttttgtcatgttGGCCTGctgtctaattttttttaaataatttacggTAATTATCTCATTATCTTTTAGATAGACAATTACTTatcctagaaaaataatctgtttaatttatttgattaggCTGCTGAAAAAGTGTGCGCActgaaatgagaaataattgaagaaaCTCTAGGGGAGAGATATTTTGCATCTTTTCAatcgctaaatctcgggttgtaaTTGTCAGAATTGTTAAAAGTGCACACCGTTCAACTTGTCTTAACCTCCTCTAGATATCCAGTGGAATTTGGGgaagattttttcaatttaagagcGTTTTTAAAAGCGAAAAGATTGCTGAAAGTGCAaaacgacgcgatttttctcggggtggaagggggatgagggttgatcaccctcaaaacattttggctatctaggaaaggttaagacgagttgaacggtatgtaatttttgcaattctgatggttagaagccgagatttggagttttaaATGTTGCCAAAACACGAAATCACGAATGTTtcgactttttttattttataaactccaaatctcgggttctaactatcagaattgaaaaaattaagcatcATTAGACACGTCTTGACCTACCCTGAATAGCTGAATAGTTCAGGGGGTTCTAACCCTCACCCCTTTTAACCCCTGGTAATTTTGCTGTGGTAAAATGTACTCAAAAGCATTTacctcagttttaaaaatattttagtgatTTAGGTTGGAaggtaagcacccctaaaccatTCAGCTGGacaggggaggtcgagacgagtccaacggtgggtaaattttgcaattctgatggttagaatccgagatttggaatttaaaatgtttgcaaagcacgaaaattaaaatatttgtgactTACGTATTTTGCAAACGCCAAATCTCGgattctaaccatcagaattgcaaaattcacccaccgttggactcgtaatgacctcccctgatcagctaaagggtttaggggtgcttacccttATCCATTTCATCCCCCTGCTACAATatcaataagaaaaaaaataaaaaatgtgttttttatatttttcaaaggggTGTCgagttaaaaaagattttgatgGTAAGCAAACCCTTAACCTCAAAGGGGAGGTttagacgagtctaacggtgtgcaatttttgcaattctgatggttagaaacAGAGACAAGATATGGGAAATTccggaaaaatcaaaattgtaaaaaattctcgggttttttaagtttttattggaattttattttaatgaaattcttttCCACGGGAAAACCCATTTAAAGACGCAATGTTCTCGTAAATTTACGTTGTTTACGCCAATTTTTCCCTTCGCGCCGTGCCATTTCCGCcgatttaaatgttttcaaagCTTCTCGTGTTTCACAAAGTACAGTgattgttgtaaaataaatagccaGGTTGTCGGGAGCGATGTGTTCATGTgttcatgtgtgtgtgtgtgtgagtggaCGCGGGCATGGAAGTTGCAGCGGCGCGCTTGATTGGTGCACGGGAGGCAGCGGGCAGGTACTGTTAGAGAGGCgcgagcaaatattttaatcgggCTGCCGGTGCCGCGGCCACTCAGTCAGTGCACGACCGCTTTTCACTCGCTGCGGCCGCTCCAGCAAGGAGAGAAATCGACAAAACGTACGAGACGAAAACACAGGCGAGTAACAATTTCGAATTCTCtcacgaaaacaaaaattaaaacacccGTCGTCGAATCGGACAGACGCAACCCGCGTTGCAGGAGAGCTCGACGAGCggtttttcaacaatttttagaattaattttttttcagtgcgGTGTTGTGGCAAAATGTTTTGCAGCTGTGTAGAAAGGGAACTCGGTTTGCAATTGTGAGCAATCGAGAAAGTAGTCTCGCCGGAGACAAAGTGGGTCACACATTCAAAGGTCGctcgataaattaatttgttccgTCGGAAAAATTTCGAGTTTTTGGCACGAAAACGACCGAGTTTGCAGCAAAAGCGCAGGCGTCTTCTCGGTTGCAAGGTCGAGAAATTGGATCCGCCCTGCGATCAGTGGCAGATACATTTCCTATACAGCTCGCGATCATGCTCCATTGAAAGGCAGAGCAGCGGAAAAAGGTCTGTCGCGCGTGGGAAAAATAAAGCTCACTTTCGATTAATTTCTACACGAGAAACTGCCAAATAGCGTTCGAAAAGGGAGAGAAATGACTGAAAAAAGTTGAAAGCTCTTGAGAgtgagaataaaatataactctCACTTGGCGCCGCGTGGTTTCTTTCTCCGGCGCGAGTGTCCGTGATCGACCGGCGGTGAACTAGTTTTTCAACCGCATGCGAGATGATGAAAACCAAGCTGCTCACGTACCAACGCACACAgtgtgcaattaattaatttaatttaattttcgggCTCTTTTTCTCTTATGTGTTGACAGGAAGCGCGCCGGTGAAAATGACGAGCGAAGTCCTTGAGGCGCGCCTCGCCGAGTTCGGCCAGCAACACCTGCTCGACTTCTGGCCGCACTTGACCGACCACGAAAGAGACGAGCTCGCCCATGAAATCGAAACGTGCGTTTTATTATGACTAATATATGGAATTTGATAATATAATTCTTGTTTCTTTTTGTACAGGCTCAATCTAGAGGAAGTAACGCGCTTTTTCAAGCGCACCATTTCGTCCATTCCAAACGAGGAAGAGAAATTGGACGACCGCCTGCAACCTGTGCCGGAAGAGTTTTTCGGCTCTGCAATTAGGACGAATGAAAAGTTGCTCCAGCGTTATGAACACATTGGTACAGTACgagattaattatattaagccaaagtaaattaaaaaaatataactaaaCACCCTTTAAAATAGGGCACATTTTGGGGGGCGACGGGGGTGGCATTTGGGTCCATCCGACGCAAAATTTTACGGCAAGTCTAAAgaactttggttttttactCTACGGCCCATAGCAgtcgagaaattaatttttaaatcgaaaaaacgcgatttgtgactATAGCCAACTCTAATTTttggggcccaggcggggccctatgggaCGGATGGCACTGATTTTGGTACCAATCAACGCCCCTTGGTAAGGTGCGTCTGCCcgtgtgcagtttttcaaaatctaataattgtttgatttactacaattttttttctgccggtatttcgtaaaaatcaaaattttcaatttttttttctttatgacCCGGAGTTTTCCCGGATTTTTCGCCTGTCCATCTGAGCTAGGCATTAGATGGAGCAAGTTTTGTGAAAGTTTTGTTAACATCATtgaatcgttttattttatacagtCGAAATTTCCCGTTTTTACGACAATTTCCGGCTTCCGGTCGCCATATCTCACGATTGGGGGAACGATTCAACAAACCCAGCGGTAAATCaacgcgaaatttatttgaaaacattttgaaacctAATAAAAGCCAATCCAATCAAAATTCTAggaggatttaaattttgaagtttgaaaaacgtgatttttgctttttctccaaaattttgtaccatttttttcgaaatggAGCAAAATTGAAGAATCTTATCAGCTTCAACGCACGAACTGGACCATCGCTGgtctggaaaccgattttcagattttttcctcacatacaaaaaatttaaattaatttttttggcttcGCGCGACGCGAAATATTCACGGGCgtaaatggttttatttttattaaaattcggccgttcatCCGATCGTCAACCACGGACCCTCATCAGATAGGTCTCGGACGGGGCTTTGATCTCCGGTACTCaaacaacctttttcagggtaccccatGACCTGAGATCACTCCCAGgt
This window encodes:
- the Ada3 gene encoding transcriptional adapter 3, which gives rise to MTGRGSRKGGKPGMKQSSPDAKKAEVPSSPLASSSALSTSSGSPDNKEAALSFPLVKISDNSKTLPRYTLVLARTEKEGVTMDDLDTLQLELEVLLSAAAVRIRALKGEVGALEQPDTEKKDKKSRSAKPVKKSGCKLKEEVPSKKLRESTGKALEVQSPLPIKFTKVKNPPATLTPTNFTVPDIDFDTPPKMEVLLPDPKNDVPNKFWSSVEPYCSEISTADIQVLKDLIAVNENQATNLTIPPLGKHYSSVWMDEEVMQDSNSTGKSKCGHNEVLLRKAEKLSGRAAAPGPLTQRLVSAFLSEDTSLPTKLESGKDDSAMLKALSNGLSLSGAASLESRMRKELIGLEIFDPNALQNEQDDEILEELKSSQEELRRVTEHNVKALQRLLHCATEEMGRQELRRKLNQVDAQLVEFHKKVVSNKIKKKVMSKKEQEPIWKLLKDRDALIKQLDGVPARTK
- the LOC135941469 gene encoding glutaryl-CoA dehydrogenase, mitochondrial encodes the protein MASRALLRLRNSLYRAVSLDQSLSLRKFSTCLATPAKAKFNWEDALNLNSQLTEEEIIVRDSFKTYCQEKLMPRVLMANRNEVFDREIMSELGSIGVLGATIKGYGCAGVSSVAYGLLAREIERVDSGYRSAMSVQSSLVMHPIYAYGTEEQKQRFIPKLAKGELVGCFGLTEPNHGSDPAGMETRAKYDKEAKVYHLSGSKTWITNSPIADVCVVWAKCDDGQIRGFIVERGFEGLSTPKIEGKFSLRASVTGMILMDQVPVPEENLLPNVAGLKGPFGCLNNARYGIAWGALGAAEFCLAAARQYTLERKQFQRPLAANQLMQKKMADMLTEISIGLQSCIQVGRLKDQGLVTPEMISLIKRNSCGKALEMARVARDMLGGNGISDEYHIIRHVMNLEAVNTYEGTHDIHALILGRAITGLQAFSA